A region from the Streptomyces tsukubensis genome encodes:
- a CDS encoding acyl carrier protein gives MAATQEEIVEGLAEIVNEIAGIPVEDVQLDKSFTDDLDVDSLSMVEVVVAAEERFDVKIPDEDVKNLKTVGDAAQYILDHQG, from the coding sequence ATGGCCGCCACGCAGGAAGAGATCGTCGAGGGCCTCGCCGAGATCGTGAACGAGATCGCCGGGATCCCCGTCGAGGACGTTCAGCTCGACAAGTCCTTCACCGACGACCTGGACGTGGATTCCCTCTCCATGGTCGAGGTCGTCGTCGCCGCCGAGGAGCGCTTCGACGTCAAGATCCCCGACGAGGACGTCAAGAACCTGAAGACCGTCGGCGACGCCGCGCAGTACATCCTCGACCACCAGGGCTGA
- the fabF gene encoding beta-ketoacyl-ACP synthase II, whose translation MNSTNRTVVVTGIGATTPLGGDSASTWEGLVSGRSGAKALDHEGFAELSVRIAAPAAVDPSEVLPRPVARRLDRSAQFALIAAREAWADAGFETPAGEDSEVDPDRLGAVIASGIGGVTTLLDQYDVLKEKGARRVSPHTVPMLMPNSPSANVGLEVNARAGVHTPVSACASGAEAIGYAVEMIRTGRADIVIAGGTEAAIHPLPVAAFANMMAMSKNNDEPEKASRPYDTARDGFVLGEGAGVVILESAEHAARRGAKKIYCEVLGQGLSADSHHIAQPEPTGRGIAAAMRGLLETTDLKPEQIAHLNAHATSTPLGDVAEVKALRQVLGDDLDHVAVSATKSMTGHLLGGAGGVETVATVLALYHRTAPPTINLDELDPEVDADIVRGEARALPRTTIAAINNSFGFGGHNVVLAFRSV comes from the coding sequence ATGAACTCGACCAATCGCACCGTGGTCGTCACCGGTATCGGCGCAACCACACCGTTGGGTGGCGACAGCGCATCGACCTGGGAGGGCCTGGTCAGCGGGCGCTCCGGAGCCAAGGCCCTCGACCACGAGGGCTTCGCCGAGCTGTCGGTACGGATCGCCGCCCCGGCGGCGGTCGACCCGTCCGAGGTACTGCCCCGGCCGGTCGCCCGCAGGCTGGACCGGTCGGCGCAGTTCGCGCTGATCGCCGCGCGGGAGGCCTGGGCCGATGCCGGTTTCGAGACCCCTGCCGGTGAGGACTCCGAGGTCGACCCGGACCGGCTGGGCGCGGTCATCGCGTCCGGTATCGGCGGGGTCACCACCCTGCTCGACCAGTACGACGTGCTGAAGGAGAAGGGCGCGCGCCGGGTCTCCCCGCACACCGTGCCCATGCTCATGCCGAACAGCCCGTCCGCCAACGTCGGCCTGGAGGTCAACGCCCGGGCCGGGGTGCACACCCCGGTGTCGGCGTGTGCGTCCGGCGCGGAGGCGATCGGGTACGCGGTGGAGATGATCCGTACGGGCCGTGCGGACATCGTGATCGCGGGCGGTACGGAGGCGGCGATCCACCCGCTGCCGGTGGCCGCGTTCGCCAACATGATGGCGATGTCGAAGAACAACGACGAGCCGGAGAAGGCCTCGCGGCCGTACGACACGGCCCGGGACGGCTTTGTGCTCGGTGAGGGCGCGGGTGTCGTGATCCTGGAGTCCGCGGAGCACGCGGCGCGGCGCGGCGCGAAGAAGATCTACTGCGAGGTCCTCGGTCAGGGGCTCTCCGCCGACAGCCACCACATCGCCCAGCCCGAGCCGACGGGCCGGGGCATCGCGGCGGCAATGCGCGGGCTGCTGGAGACCACGGATCTGAAGCCCGAGCAGATCGCGCACCTCAACGCGCACGCCACTTCCACTCCGCTGGGTGACGTCGCCGAGGTGAAGGCGCTGCGCCAGGTGCTCGGCGACGACCTCGACCATGTCGCCGTCTCGGCGACCAAGTCGATGACGGGTCATCTGCTGGGTGGCGCGGGCGGTGTCGAGACGGTGGCGACGGTGCTGGCGCTGTACCACCGCACCGCCCCGCCGACGATCAACCTCGACGAGCTGGACCCGGAGGTCGACGCGGACATCGTGCGCGGCGAGGCCCGGGCGCTGCCGCGGACCACGATCGCGGCGATCAACAACTCGTTCGGCTTCGGCGGCCACAACGTGGTGCTGGCGTTCCGCTCGGTGTGA
- a CDS encoding DUF3145 domain-containing protein codes for MTTRGVLYVHSAPRALCPHVEWAVAGVLGVRVQLDWVRQPASPGTWRAELSWRGEVGTASKLASALRGWHLLRFEVTAEPCATAEGERYSATPDLGIFHAVTGIHGDILIPEDRLRAAMVRAAQGETVLEAELAKLLGKPWDDELEPFRYAGEGAPVRWLHQVV; via the coding sequence GTGACGACACGCGGCGTTCTCTACGTCCACTCCGCCCCGCGCGCGCTCTGTCCGCACGTCGAATGGGCGGTGGCGGGGGTGCTCGGCGTACGGGTCCAGCTCGACTGGGTCCGGCAGCCCGCATCCCCGGGCACCTGGAGAGCGGAGCTCTCCTGGCGCGGCGAGGTGGGCACGGCCTCCAAACTGGCCTCCGCGCTGCGCGGTTGGCATCTGCTGCGCTTCGAGGTCACGGCCGAACCGTGCGCCACCGCCGAGGGCGAGCGCTACAGCGCCACCCCCGACCTCGGCATCTTCCATGCCGTCACCGGTATCCACGGCGACATCCTCATCCCCGAGGACCGGCTGCGGGCCGCCATGGTCCGGGCCGCCCAGGGCGAGACCGTCCTGGAGGCGGAGCTGGCCAAACTGCTCGGCAAGCCGTGGGACGACGAACTGGAACCCTTCCGGTACGCGGGCGAGGGCGCCCCGGTCCGCTGGCTGCACCAGGTCGTCTGA
- a CDS encoding SGNH/GDSL hydrolase family protein, whose amino-acid sequence MHDRHSAARTTGYGTSGGTDSGGGTGTGDPGAGAEAPGGRPARRRGRAAAAAGVSAALVLAAALTGCDSSSDSDDGTRTKGAAVKKAPEFVWDRSPGTIAAVGDSITRSFNACTVLSDCPESSWSTGTDSRVRSLALRLIGDPATVSQRTWNYAKTGAEMADIPAQMAKAAARKPELVTVLVGANDACSDSAELMTPVEDFRTSFTGALKQLRAVSPKSQVYVSSVPDLKRLWETGREDPVGRQIWKLGICASMLKDSEDLGPEATARRARVQERVVAYNAVLKEVCATDLRCRYDGGAVFSYAFVGDQLSRWDWFHPSRNGQSRLAEIAYRNITAAGAPK is encoded by the coding sequence ATGCACGACCGGCACTCGGCGGCGCGGACGACCGGATACGGAACCAGCGGGGGAACGGACAGCGGGGGCGGGACCGGAACGGGGGATCCGGGAGCAGGCGCGGAAGCACCGGGCGGACGTCCGGCCCGGCGCCGGGGGCGGGCCGCCGCCGCGGCGGGGGTGAGCGCGGCCCTCGTGCTGGCCGCCGCCCTCACGGGCTGCGACAGCTCGTCGGACTCGGACGACGGGACCAGGACCAAGGGCGCGGCCGTCAAGAAGGCCCCGGAGTTCGTCTGGGACCGCAGCCCCGGCACGATCGCCGCGGTGGGCGACTCCATCACCCGCAGCTTCAACGCCTGCACGGTGCTCTCCGACTGCCCCGAATCGTCCTGGTCCACCGGCACCGACTCCCGGGTCCGCAGCCTGGCACTGCGGCTGATCGGGGATCCGGCCACGGTCTCCCAGCGGACCTGGAACTATGCGAAGACCGGCGCGGAGATGGCGGATATCCCGGCCCAGATGGCCAAGGCGGCGGCCCGGAAACCGGAGCTGGTCACGGTGCTGGTCGGCGCCAACGACGCCTGTTCGGACTCCGCCGAACTGATGACCCCGGTGGAGGATTTCCGTACGTCGTTCACCGGCGCCCTGAAGCAGTTGCGGGCGGTTTCGCCCAAAAGTCAGGTGTACGTGTCGAGCGTGCCCGATCTGAAGCGGCTCTGGGAGACCGGGCGGGAGGATCCGGTCGGCCGGCAGATCTGGAAGCTCGGCATCTGCGCGTCGATGCTGAAGGACTCGGAGGATCTGGGCCCCGAGGCCACCGCGCGCCGGGCCCGGGTGCAGGAGCGGGTGGTCGCCTACAACGCGGTGCTGAAGGAGGTCTGCGCCACGGATCTGCGCTGCCGGTACGACGGGGGCGCGGTGTTCTCGTACGCCTTCGTGGGCGACCAGCTCAGCCGCTGGGACTGGTTCCATCCGAGCCGGAACGGCCAGAGCAGGCTGGCGGAGATCGCGTACCGGAACATCACGGCGGCCGGCGCACCGAAGTGA